A region from the Corylus avellana chromosome ca7, CavTom2PMs-1.0 genome encodes:
- the LOC132186504 gene encoding uncharacterized protein LOC132186504, translated as MQTNHTAGTSSFVNVIHKKAKITKSIPNPIEIYKQTHVRKKDGKFVSDYAESKYDEMKSIDSSNSDNISQEDIVLKVLGGHRSGHVRGQGCGAIPIRLNSSSTEHHDECLAQQLETEKKLAESLEKCEKLEEIQVAMKAEMQEAQAAMKAEMQEAKAAMKAEMEESKASQAALQAQVNMLLKHFGGLGGNSHGSQASESNV; from the exons ATGCAAACAAATCATACCGCTGGCACCTCATCATTCGTCAATGTTATTCACAAAAAG GCAAAGATTACTAAGTCCATACCCAATCCCATAGAAATCTACAAGCAAACGCATGTTAGAAAAAAGGATGGAAAATTTGTGAGTGACTACGCTGAGAGTAAATAT GATGAAATGAAATCAATAGATTCCTCTAACTCCGACAACATTAGCCAAGAAGACATTGTCTTGAAGGTGCTAGGTGGACACCGCTCAGGACATGTTAGAGGACAGGGTTGTGGTGCCATACCTATCCGGTTAAATTCCTCATCAACAGAACACCATGATGAATGCTTGGCTCAACAGCTAGAAACTGAAAAGAAGCTAGCTGAATCACTAGAGAAATGTGAAAAGTTGGAGGAAATACAAGTTGCTATGAAGGCTGAAATGCAGGAAGCACAAGCTGCTATGAAGGCTGAAATGCAGGAAGCAAAAGCTGCCATGAAGGCTGAAATGGAGGAATCAAAAGCATCCCAAGCTGCTTTGCAAGCACAAGTGAATATGCTACTAAAACATTTCGGAGG GCTTGGAGGGAACTCTCATGGATCTCAAGCAAGTGAAAGCAACGTTTGA